The following coding sequences lie in one Panicum virgatum strain AP13 chromosome 6N, P.virgatum_v5, whole genome shotgun sequence genomic window:
- the LOC120678266 gene encoding BTB/POZ and MATH domain-containing protein 1-like → MDRDGAPSSSHCERSVHVYTPKGTRGWTQLVERSVLQSLYVTDGSFIVMCVVKVVPDDPFDDIPPYIQSHLGALLDSADGSDVSFVVGGEEFPAHRAVLAARSPVFKAQLLGSMADSKMSSITLHDIAPTTFKLVLRFIYTDVFPADGLLARDAPTPMEKLQDLLAATDRYALDRLKLICARKLWDDVSTDTIGATLACAETYNCPERRKKCVDFFADEKNFKKAVLTDGFVQLVQKFPSILG, encoded by the exons ATGGACAGAGATGGTGCTCCATCCTCGTCCCATTGCGAAAGGAGCGTGCATGTCTACACGCCAAAGGGCACCAGGGGTTGGACACAGTTGGTGGAACGAAGCGTCCTCCAGTCGCTCTATGTGACGGATGGATCCTTCATCGTCATGTGCGTGGTTAAGGTCGTGCCTGATGACCCCTTCGACGACATCCCGCCCTACATACAGAGCCACCTCGGCGCCC ttCTGGACTCCGCGGACGGCTCCGACGTGTCCttcgtcgtcggcggcgaggagttCCCGGCTCACCGGGCGGTGCTCGCAGCCCGCTCGCCGGTCTTCAAGGCGCAGCTCCTGGGCTCCATGGCGGACTCCAAGATGTCATCCATCACCTTGCACGACATCGCGCCCACGACGTTCAAGCTCGTGCTTCGGTTCATCTACACCGACGTGTTCCCCGCAGACGGCTTGCTCGCCAGGGATGCGCCAACTCCAATGGAGAAGCTGCAAGATCTGCTCGCCGCGACCGACcgctacgcacttgaccgcctCAAGCTCATCTGTGCTAGGAAGCTGTGGGATGATGTGTCTACCGATACGATTGGTGCTACTTTGGCCTGTGCCGAAACCTACAACTGCCCGGAGCGGAGGAAGAAGTGCGTCGACTTCTTTGCAGACGAGAAGAACTTCAAGAAGGCCGTGCTGACCGATGGTTTTGTTCAGCTGGTGCAGAAATTCCCGTCGATTCTCGGTTAG